A segment of the Fusarium musae strain F31 chromosome 2, whole genome shotgun sequence genome:
TCACTATCTTTGGAGAAATTCTCTAGAGCGCTGAcaagagtcttgagaatCCTACCCATGCGATCTACGTCGGTGACAATACCGATTGAGATGAAACTGGCACAGACATTAACTGCTTCTGAAGCAAGTTCAGGCGATGAGTCGGCTGCGAATGCTGGGGTAAGGGCTGAGCTGATTTGAGCTTGATACTGCTCCAGCAACATCACCTCTTCAAAGTCTGGATCGGGTGTCTTGCCAAACATCTTGAGTATGTCTCCTATGATCTTCAGGCCCCAGATACGGAGCTCCAGGACACCCGAGGTTGACGCCGAGAACGCCATGCGAACAACATCTGCAACTTTGCTCTGAAGATCGCTCTGGGCTCTGGACTCTCCATTGGCAGTCACGTCCTTTGCAATTATCAAGAACATCTCATCGATGCAGCTCAGTGCAAAAGTCGTCACTTGCCATCTTAAAGACTCAACTTCAGAAGTAGCCTTGGTTTCCTTCTCATCTTtagcagcaccagcagcagcagcgaacCCAGCAACCTCCTCGTCTTGCAGGTCTGGTAGGCCACTGCCTTTAGATCCAGATTGAGTCTCTTCTGTCTTGGGTCGTGCTCTTGTCATCTTGAGTACAGCCTGGAATCTCTGAAGCCAAGCATTAGTCTCCGTAAGACATGTGTGATGCATCCAGTTGCGGATGATATTACGAATCCCGTCATGAGAGGGAACGGTGTCAAGGACGAGCCAAAGCTGTTCCTCAAACCCGGTTTCTGCTTCTCTGAGAACGTCCTGTGGATTCCGTTTCATCATATTGTGTATCCCATCCACTGATACATCTCGTAAAGTTGTCGATTCAGACATCAGATACTTTTGAAGCAACTTGACGTAGTCAGCGAACTGCATGTGCCCAGGAGCGTAAAGCGACACATGCTCTAGACAACCCAGCGCAGCCCGCTGCACCAGCcaatcatcttcctcacggAAACGGTTAACAAGAGTGAATATCAGCTCTCTTGACTTCGTGGCATCCTGCAGGTCAGGACCCAGGACGTTGATGAGGGAGTCAACGCAACGAGCGATAGCGGATGTCGTAGAAAGTTCGAGTTCGAGATTCATTGTAATTGCAGAGGAAATCTCGGCATGATGGGTCTCTGAAACGTAAAGCTGAACAAGCATACCCAAAGTGCTGGGAACGTAGCCAGCAAAACTTAGCCCCGAGGCGTCGGCTGCGAGTGATAGTGCTTCGAGTGCCCAGAAATGGACTATCGGGTGAGGGTCATTGCAAAGAGACATTAAGATGCCGAGGATTGTCTTCAGGTGGTAACCGGCCGCCATGCCACCCACCTGAGTTTGGATGGACCCAAGTGCCATGGCACAGCCCGCTCTCGCACTAGGTTCACGGTTGCCCACAATGGTATCGACTAGGTACTTGATCTCATTATTCGTAAAGCCATTTCCGTATACATTGCATAAGCGAGCAGTAGCAGCGTAACCCAAGCTTCTGACATGTTCGTCTGGGTCAAGGACAAAGTCGCGAACGATATCTTGGAGCAACGCTTCCACTGCCTGGTTCGAAATATCACCGCAAGGCGATTTCGTCTCTTTCACAGCTACCCTCATGGTAGCGAGAATAGCCGCAGCAAGGTTGACATTGATGGCGGCCTTGCGCCCAGGATCTCTGATCAGAGTGCCAGCAGATGCAAATGTCCGAATCTGTTCGAGTATACTCTCTTGAACCTTGCCAGGAGTGAGTGGAAAGGCGAATGCAAACAGCTGAATGGCCGCATTGATGACCTCTGTTCCAGGAGGATCAGGGCTTGAAAACGAGTCTGGACTGCCAATATACAGGACAGATGCATCATGCTCTAAACTGCCACAAATTGGCGAGCGCAAGAGGTTATTTATCACGTCTTCTGGGCTATCGAGCTCATCTGTGTTCCCATCATCGGAGTTTTCCTGCTGCCCAGGGAGCTTTCTAACACGGGGGCCAGCAACAAGGCCAGTAATTCCGAAACCCGAATTGTCGCCCACATCCCAGACAGACTCGAATGTAGCAGCTGCATTCGCAATCGAGGCACTCAAAGTGTTTGGTGCATAGTTCTCCGGGTCAGCGAAGAGTGAAATCGCTAGTGTCAGCAAATTAGACTGCAGGAGTGCCTCGCTTCCACCGGCAGGACTGAGGTTGACAAGCTTGACGTAGCATTGCAAGACTCTGCGCTGCAccatcatctcaagatcttggagcTGTAGAGCAGGGGCTAGTCTCTGACTGACGTCGTCAGAGATCTTTTTAGACGGCAGAGTTCTCAGGAAGGCCGTGGTATTCTGGAGCATGGTGGCTATTCTCTTTGACACATCCACAGTCAAAAGACGACTGTTGAATTCGAGGAAGGCCAAAATCGAGCCCATCGCGCATTCTCTGACATGAGTCAGGAACGACACCTCGAGGAAACTTCGGGCTGATGTATTATCTTTGGCGAGGGGTTTTGGAAGCGCATTCTTCCAAAGCAAAAGGAGCTGTGATAGATGTATCTTGACAAAGTTTGGCCCCAAGGACATCAAGCCTCCAATAAGTACCCAAGCGACTTGAATCTGTGTGCTTGCAACCCTGAGCTGCGCTTGACTGCTCGATTTCAACATATTTGTCGCAATAGTTAACACGCGACTGTTGATCTCAACTGACCCATATAGTGGACGAGCAGGGCTTGCACTCAGAGTCGCGGCGAGTCCATGGGCAAATCCAATGCATCTTCTGGGAGAATTACGTCCCGATCCGAGAAGGGATAGTTCTCGGTTCAGGCTGTTCATACAAACAGAAAGGcaaggaagaagctgttggGGGCAGGCAAGGACAAGCGTCTTCATGCAGTGAGATGCAAATACCTGAACAGTATAACTGGAATGTTGCAAGACTTGCAAGAGACCATCTCGACATGATTCTGCGAAGGTGTTTGCCGCAGATCCTAGTGATTGAATAAGCGAAGACACAGCGCTCAGCGTCGCGATCAGAGTATGCTTAGAAGGTTCCGGCCTTTCTGCTAGAGCTTGAGGGTAGTTCTTGAAGATATTGTTGATAAGGGATTTTGCAGCGGATATCTGGCCAGACTCTCCCAAAATCTTGCGACCAATGACATCTTGTATAACGATGTCGACTATATTTCTGGAAATCAGAAGACGATATCGATTGTTGGCGATTGCAGAGTGACCCAGCACATCTATCGCGAGACTCTCGACAATTTTGAGATAGTTTGTCTCAACAAGCTTTTCTCCCAGGCGCCTGAAAAGCTTGCCATAGCACACACCAATGGCTGCTCGGATTCTGTTTGAGGCTGTTGATTTTACATATTGGGATGCCAGGTTCTTGAGTATATCCGTCAGAGACAGAGCTAGCACTTGACTGCGCTTGCCTGAAGGAGCTGGGCTCGCTGATCTAGAGGGAATGTCCAGCTCATCGTCGGCAATATTAGGTATCGTTGACTGGCGTTTCAGTGCCTTTTTGGTCTTTTTCCCCTTTGGTGACGCTACCTCTGGTGGACCGCCCTCTGAATGACCCTGGAACAGGGCCTCGGCAAAGCACTCTGCCGCAGCCAGTCGGACTTGAACTGAAGGACAGTCAAATGCTTTGGATATTGCAGCTTCCAGTTTGTCCAGGTCACTCGAGTATAAGAAATGAGGCGTGTGCCTGAACAATGTTTTGAGAGTCCGGCAGGCGGAAGCAACGACAAGATGGCCTTTGTCGGATGAAGCATGATTTCGCCCCTGCTTCCAGATATCACGCGCAATCACTTCGTCCATGCTAGCTTCAACCATACTAACGATCTTTCCAAGGGCGGTAAGGCATGCTGCGCGGATTCCAGCATTGTTCGAGGAGGACTTAAGAAGCTTGAGTAAGGTTGAGCAAGCAAGGGGGTGCAGCCCAATGGCGCTATCGCCAGCAGAAGCGAACAGATCGCCTAGGCAGACAATAGCCGCATGCTTGGTCCGTATCTCAGCATCGGACTTTGACTTTCCACTCGATATAATTGCGATCAAGTCGTTGATCGTTTCGAAGAGCAGCTTCCTGTCTCCAATTCCGAAGATGTGTGCTAAGCACTTCCCCAAATTATTCCGGATGACTCGAGAAGGCTGTGGTGAAGAGAGATTGATGATCTGGAATATTTCCTTCTTGAGATAGAattgctgtgctgtgcaATCATCCGCTGCCAGGTCAAGGACGTGCTTCGTCAAGCTCGAGACATAAGTGAGCAGGAAAAGATCCTGCTGTTCGGCGGGGAGGGACTGAAGCTTCGGGAGATCGAGCTCTGGGTTCGTGGTCGCGGTGTCAGAGGGAGCTTGCGCTTCGGGATTCcgtgctggagctggagcttcagGCTCCTGTGTTGACGACATTACGCACGAATTCGACGCCGTCAACTAAGTGAGAGCTCAAACAATACGTGGTGAAGTCGCAGGAGTAATTGAATTCGTGGTCTCTTGCTGTGAATGTTTCGAGAGGTAAGACTAGTAATGGATACCTAAAGTAGTGGAGGTGAGTAGCTGACTTTGAGATCCCCTAGACTCCAGAGGCAGGTCACCTACACAGGTTACCTTGGCCACAGGCcacttaggtaccttaggttcCATCGCTTCTAGGaggtacctactaacctAGGAACCACCTGAGCCGTTGTGGGGCACCCCCAGCGTCCGGAGTTTGGCCGATTCACCCTGAGCTGGGTCATGCCTGTGAAGGCTCAGACGAGAAGTGACGAAACCCGAAGATTTCTTTATTGCCAGATTCTAAGACTCGAGTCTCCCCCTCGCTCATTATGGCAACACGAAAGTGCCTGAGCCCGCTCATAAAGGCACCAAAGTCAATTGCCAACTCCATCTGTCATCAATGTCAACGATCTTTCGTGACGACACCTACTCAATTGGCTGGTCACAACAAGTGGTCTAAGACAAAACACATCAAAGCTGTAACtgataagaagaagatgactgaGAGATCTAATTTCACTAAGACGATTGCTATGTATTCAAGAAGTAGGCATCAACATGTGCGTGTTCATGGCCCAAAGGCTTTTCTAATATTCGATAGTGTATGGAGATGATGTCAAATTCAACCCTCAACTGGCCACTGCAATAAACGCTGCAACAAAAGGTATATATGCACCGTAGTTTTTAGCCTGGAGTTGTGTCTGACTCTTGGTGTTAGCAAGTATACCAAAGAACTTAATCGAGGGCGCAATTGCACGAGGTCAAGGTCGTTCAGCCACAGGTGCACAGCTCGAGTCTATGTCTCTGGAGGTCCTCATGCCCCCTGATATCGCGATGGTCATCGATGCTGAGACAGACAATAAGACTCGGACCCTTCATGACCTGCGCCTCGTGGTGAAGAAGGCCGGCGGAGTGGTTGGTTCAACAACCTTCTACTTTACAAGACGTGGTAGAGCCGTTTTCAAAGCCAAGGAGTGCGGACCGTCACTCTCAGATGTTCTGGACGAGGCGATTGAGCACGAGGGgatggaagatgttgaggaacTGCCAGAAGGTGACTTCTTGGCTTGGACCCAGCCAAACACGTTAGCAGCCATCACCGAGGCCCTGTCCAAGAagtttgagcttgagattCTCGACGCAGACATTGTCTGGGCACCGAATGAGGACACAAAAGTCAGCATTGATACAACAGAGCAAGCAGATGCTCTCGACATGCTCTTCAACGGACTCAAGGAATATCCGGAGGTCAGAGCCATTTATGCCAATGTGCGCCAGGGAGCTGTAGGGGACGCAGAGTGGGACAAGGTGGAAAGAAACCTGGATGTATAGAACATAGAACATCGACGAGTTCTTAACAAAGATGCTGTATTTTGCCCATGCCAACAGAGGGGGAATATTTCCAGTACCTTCCAAACGCCATGAATACATCGATAATGCTGTCTTTGCCGAACCCTCTGGCTAATAATGTACATGCTTGAATCCGATTCGCTGGGCTTCAAGAATCGGACTGGCCATTCTCGGGCTGCTGTGCTGCTCTTTTGCgttcctcctcaagcttttTGGCCTGTCGGAGCTTTTGTCGCGCCACGATGCGGTCATACTCGGCTTTGATCTCGTCTCGGTCCTTGGGGATCTTGTTGCATTCTTCGGGCTTGGGCCAGAAGCCAGGTACGGCAAAGCGGTTATCGAGGTTGGTGCCAAAGTAGAACATGATTCCGATGGGGAACATGACATACGTGCCGAACTGTGGGCATGTCATGTCAGTGTCTTTGTTCATAACTCGTCATCGTTTTGGAACCGGGCCACTTCGAAACTTATAAAATCATGCTCTAGGGACACAACATAAACACACCTTGAACACTTCTAGGTTAAGGCCACCCATTTTGAATGTAGTCTTCTTTGGCACCTTCTTAGGCAATtgagttgatgctgagaacgGAGGCAAAATGATTGTCGTGCATTGGATGACGGGATGATGCTTTCTAGCTACATACCCCCGGTAGAGCATTAGAAACCACTAGGTACCCCGCTATAAAAATCAGATCACGATAATTGGTATGTACCttgcctaggtacctacctcaCTACGGGtaaagtaggtaggtacctcgCTTTCCATGTCAGCCTATGCACGATAGTATTCCCTCGAGGGAGGCATCATGATACCAGAACTACCCAGGACCCTACTTGTACAGACCGAAAATGAATATTCATATTACGGTATTCCCATGAGATCTTACTGCCCTTCTCGAATGCCTTGGCCAACCATTCCCTCAACGAAGAGGTATATATAACGTTTTCTAATCGTATATCATCCTTAATCCACAACCCACGTCCTGTGTGTGTATATCTGTATAAATATGTAAACTCCTCATCACAATATGTTCAACGCCAACAACGAGCTATCCAGAATTCCGAGCCCAAGGCCTTGACGTATGCATAAGATCCCCAAACTCCTTGTAGTACAATGTATTCTTAGCTTAACTTCGAACCACCAGCCCTTGccttttgagcttcttccatcatcagGCGTTCCGTGAAACTGCGCGGTGTGCCAGAGAAGCCGCCGGTATTGGCGACGCTGGCGCGGAAGCTGCTCAGATCTGCTTCATCCATGCCGCTGCGTCCGTCTAAACCCCCAACAAACGTACTGAAATGCCCCAACGAGGCAGCTTGAGCATGAACTTCGGGATTACGAACGACAGGCATAACTACTGGCCGTCCTTTGTATGATCCCACGGAACCAGCTTGAAATCGTGCCGCGATTGGTGTCGTCGGCCCGGAGCCAGGCCTCTTGCTTATGTGCACTGCCGGTGAAGTTGCGTATAAGGATTGCTCGGTCTCCGGTACATCCGGTAACTCAACCTCGATATCCTCCTCGACCGTAAGAGATTTCGGTTTCGATCGGGGCTTTGGCGGCGCAGATAAGCCGCCGCCTTCCTCAAAGTGAAAAagctcgtcttcctcatccaagTCTTCGTTGACGGCCCTCACTTCGTCGTGAGTATCAGAACTTGAAACTTTAGTAGGTGAGGCTGGGCTTGCATCATGGCCACTGGTCTGGTTCTCCTCAGGGATTCTGTTCAAAGATGGTGATGCAGGCGCTTTCTTATTGGTAAAAGATCTAGGATTCGCCATTGAGAGAAAGTCGTCATCGGATGAATCCTGGTCCTCATCTGGGTCCTCACTCACGCTCCCCAACGTGCGTTCAATCCGAACAGATTCGGGAACATGGCGCGGCGATGGCGGTTCTGGTGCAATGATAACCGGGCTGGCCCGCTCTTCCGACGAAGATTCAGAAATGCTAGCATATTTCTTGTCCTCTTCACCGGCCCTTTGATCTGGGTTTGAATTGACCTCGGTCCACACTCCTTCCTCCAACGGCGCCCTAGATAGTGCTCTCAGTGCTTCAGAAGAGGAGATCTTTCGGGGCGGTGGTAGATGGTCCAGGTCATCGTCGAGCATTGATCCAGTGCGAGGTTGGTCGGCGGATGCGGCAGAGGCCACGGAGGGAATCATGGAATCGGTTGGTTGTGGTGACGCTGTAGGTAAGACCTCTGCTCCCATGACATCAAAGCGCACACGCCTGGGACTCTGTGGAGGTTTTGAACTACTTGAAGACCGTCGTAGGGCGCTCCGTGGTGTTTTCGACTCGCTCCGATCTGAATGGCACGACGAGACAGTATCATTGGTTGAACGGCGAACAGGGCCTGGCCGTCCGGGCGAATGAGGTACTACCGGCAAGGCATTCTGCAGTTGGTCAGTGCCGTTATCGGGTTTCCTTCCCGTCTCAATGGCTGAGTCTTGCTTCTCGTCTGCCTTGATGCTCGGGTCAGGCAACAACATGTCGAGAGGAGGAGTGTTGTTCTTTGTGAGGGGAGGAGAGGTAGGCGGCGGTCTTGGAGGAGAGCCCTCTAGCAGGGGAAGGTAAAAGAGCAATTCGTGATGTCGATCACGGGGGCTGCCTGGAGGCTCTGCGGCTCCCGATCCGGAGGTAGCGACAGTGGCCGGCGGGGAAAAGTGGCGTTGAGCCGACTCAAGTGGTAGAACTTGTGAGTCAGCTGCAGGTTTATTAAGGTCCAGATCCAGACTTGTGAGGACTGAGCTGAGGTCTGGGTATTTGGGTAGTGACTGGGCTATGGACTGGGCAACATTGGAAGCGATGTCGGGTTGTGTGTCTCGGAGCAGATCGTGGTAGTAGCGCAGGAAATCAGCTGCCACCTCGTGGCGAAAGGTGTGAACCTTGTGCTCGAGCTCTGAGAGCCTCTGAGAGAGGCTATTGACAAGGCTTGCCTCATCCATAGTCTACTCGtatgcctacctacctgtaGTACTCGTAATGCCTTGAGTTTTAACAGGTTCCTCCAGGCGAGCTAAGACTAGACAAAGAGGGATGTCTCGGTATGCGCATGACGCAACAAGCTCGGGAAAGATGTGTTTGCCTTGCCAGAGAAGGGGATTTTTATGAGTGACGGCACGTGAAGGATTTTGCAGGATTGTGAGTCGTAAGGGCGGGAGATAAGTGAATCAACGTTAGTTACTAAGGCAGAATGGGGATTTTTTATTTTGACGGCGACGAGGCCGTGGGCAGACCGAATACAAATCGAGGTTTGGGGGGATGATAGTGCGAACAACAGCGGCCCTGGTTCTAAGTCTGGCTAGACCATTCTAAAACTAGACgtaccttagtaggtactTAGGTACTATAGTTACAATGGGTCTCAATCAATCTCTACCTATCCGCAGGTACATAAATACCAAGGCATTACCTTAtgtatttactttactttagtacCTAAGTCTCCAATATTTTGACAGCTGGGATAGAGCATGATGAATCGAAcgaatggatggatataGATACGATATTGAATGAGCGAATGATTTCACTGCTGCCAGTCCTGCTGCAATTCGCCAATTGACTACTAGTTATATGCTTTACGGCCTTCTCTGACTTGGTCAGCTCTGATCTAAGGTTATAGTAGCTCAGCCAGACAGCAATTCTTTGTCCTGACTGGCCGGTTCCGGACACTTGATGCGCCGATCACTTTTCTACATAACATTCTAATCCAAGGATAAGACACGACCGAAGACAAGTACCGTATGAGCAACTTTCCCCTGCTGGCCCTGGAAACATTCAGCCAGTTCGATTGGGTAGCAGGTATGCTAACTTAgtagaaagaagaagaaaaagaaacccCGCCGGTTAACCCCGTTATCCAAACACCCATCCATGACTTGCACCTTGGTAACAGTCAGTGCGGGTACCTCTCCAGCTGTCAGCAGCAGTTATCTGTTTCGTCCTATTACTTGTAcgtacttatatattatgaAAATTCTTATGTGAAAAGATCGATCGAATCCAACTCGGAACCTTtagcatgcatgcatgcatgcatcatcatcatcatcgtcatcatcatcatcaaaagtCTCAGCCAGTTGCATCTAGGAGCCACCCTCAggctacctaaggtacctaccctaccttacctaggtagttccAAGAATCCTTGCTCTCATTACCTGGCAAGGCAGGTTCGTTGAAGATACGGAGTACAATGTTCCCTAGAGCCATAAGTCTAGGTAGCCTCGATACAACTCTTCAATCTAGATCATAGCAAGACGCCCATTGCAAGTATAGCGATGAAAGTTCGGAAAGAAATGAGAAAGTAGGTGGTGCACTGAGGTCAACGCACAGTGGACTCGAGCCGCATTCCGGGTTGGTTATAGCCAATTGTCCTAGGCACGCAGGGCACGTCAGACGACTGCTTAATCTTGAAGCATCCGAGGTTTACTAAAACATTAAAAGAGGTATTTACTTTTCAAATCGACATACATATACACTTTCACATTACTGGCTACATCAATTTTGCTATTCTTGAGCCCGGTTTCTTTCCTAATAGGTGATTGCACTTGTATGGATGTAACATGGAAGTTGTTAGGTTGTCTCAACAAATTCGGAACGTCAACTCGCTGGAAATACGGACCGCCTTACTGCGCTACCAAATACAGTTACCAATGCATAAATACCTTGGTACTTTAgttagtaggtaccttagtgtCAACTCAGTTGGGATAATATTCCAATAATCTCATACACTCATTGCTTCGCATAAGCCATAATAGCGGATTATGAGTCCTTCAATCCGATTTATTGGTTGTCATCCATCGCAACACTAAGGTACtaacctaggtacctaggtaggtaggtacttgtGTATTGTAACACTTCCTGGTGACACTACACCGCCTTCTTATTTAGGAAATTGGGACATATTTCTGCCGTAAATAGTCCTGGAGCTCTTCAAGCACTGACAGACAGACCTGAGCTCTCCGCAATTCCTTAGGTACCGACCAGGCTAGATACTCTGGTAGCCAATACTACATTCGACTCGACGACAGCATAATACCTTGAGCGACTTCGAGACACCTGACCGTATAATAATTCTCCCTTGGTAGCGCCTGGATAGCAGCCATGTCAACAATAACACCCGATGCGCTTCAGTCAGGACAGCCGCCCGTCATTCCCCTGTCCTTCAATGGTAACCAACCGGAAAAGGTGACGCTCTACCCACTGTCGAACTACACGTTTGGGGTCAAGGAAACCCAGCCTGAAGAGGACCCATCAGTCATCGCTCGCCTCAAGAGACTCGAGGAACACTACACGGAGCATGGGATGCGCCGCACTTGCGAAGGCATTCTCGTCTGCCACGAGCACAACCACCCACATATTCTGATGCTGCAAATTGCCAATGCCTTTTTCAAGCTCCCCGGAGACTACCTGCGCCccgaagacgatgagattCGAGGCTTCAAGTCGCGGCTGGACGAGAGGCTGGCGCCTGTGGGCCGCTTGGGAGAGGGTGAGGAAGCTGGTGATTGGCAAGTGGGCGACTGCCTTGCTCAGTGGTGGAGGCCTAACTTCGAAACATTCATGTATCCGTTTATCCCGGCGCATGTGACGAGGCCGAAAGAGTGCAAGAAGCTCTACTTCATTCAGTTACCCAAACAAAGTAGGTCAAAttatcatcattgagaaACTGGATACTTATTCTTCCTGTAGAGGTTCTAAGCGTCCCCAAGAACATGAAGCTTCTGGCCGTTCCTCTATTCGAGCTCTACGACAACACTGCCCGATATGGCCCACAGCTTTCTGCAATTCCCCATCTTCTCAGTCGATACAACTTTGAGTTCGtggatgagaatggcaatgTCGTCGCTGCCACACCAGGGTCTGCCGCGCCAGAGGGCTATGTTCCGTACACAAAAGTCTTGGCAGGCGATGATACAGacatgaaggaggagaatggAACAAGCTGATCCCCCTATAGGACCGCGGAGACACGGCGATGGTGTTTGGCGTTTTTGGTTGTTTGCCGGTATAGGAAGGATGTGTAAAAGCTCAAGTATAGgttttctctcttcttcctgttTTCTATACATCTAAGTCCCACTTTTCTGTGCATCTCACTCAAACCTTTTCCCCCTGGATAGTTGCGATGACCCGTCTCTGATGGCGAGCGGCGCGGAACTCGAGATACCAGATTCCCTGCCAAGTCCCTGTAGCCTATGTGAGGCGATGTCAGTCACTTATGGCCGGGACAAAGATTGGCTAGCACTTACAAGTTTTCCATCCTTAATGGGAATAGTCACGCTCGCCCCAATGAGTGCAGACTTGATGTGGGCAGGCATGTCGTCTGGGCCCTCGGCACTACCAGGTGTCAACGTCTCCGCTTGCGACTTATACGCAAAGCACTCACTCATGACGATATAGAGCCTCTCCTTTGGGTCCTTCAGCTGGCGCGATTCTGTCAAGAGCATCGCTCATATCCTCCCGAACATCAGAGTCCCCTTGGATTTCTCATATCAGCATCAAGAGCTTTCCGGGCCCGAATAATTCAGCTCACAGTTCTCGTTCAAGCTCAAAGCACAGCTCGTGTGCTGGACGAAAAGGTTCAAAAGGCCGACCTTGTAATCCCGAATCTCGGGAAGTGAAGAAACAACTTGGTCAGTTATGAGGTATGAACCCCGTGACTTGGCAGGAAGGGTGAATTGCTTCTGAAAAAAGCTCATGGTTGTTCCCGACGAATGGTCTATCACTGGAGGGGCAGTTGAGCGGGGTTGAGGGGGTCCTGATAATCCAACAAGGCTAAAAGGCAGTGTCCAGAGATAGTGAAACAGACCGGGGAACAGAGAGATTACAAGTAGTAGACAGAGAAGCACTGGTGTCGTTGCAGAGTTGAGACGTGATGTTTGAAGTTGAGGCATGGCTTATTAGAATAAATCGTGCTTGAAAGCAAACAACCGTCATGGTGGGGCCAGAGTTGGACGCTATGGGTCTCTTTCTCCCTATCCGTTTATACTATGTATCAAGCTCCATTCTATCCAATCACAGCGCATCATTTATAATCCCCTCTAGGTAtctgtacctaggtaggtagttccCTTATACTCACTCTATCGCCCAAGGGTTGGCAAGCATCACATCTGTTTCGATACTGTGAGACGGCGGCATGATTCCGTATCCCAAAGCTCCACTAAATATTTGTAATGGTTCTTAAAGAACATGCTGAATCGATGGTGATTTTAACGTGTCATGAGGGCATATGGACATTAAGGCCTCACTAGGAAAGCTGTCGGTTTGTTCTTTCATTTTATTCGCGGAGTATATACAGAAGTTTGAGTTCTCCATTCAGAAACATCACAG
Coding sequences within it:
- a CDS encoding hypothetical protein (BUSCO:EOG09260C5W~EggNog:ENOG41), with the protein product MSSTQEPEAPAPARNPEAQAPSDTATTNPELDLPKLQSLPAEQQDLFLLTYVSSLTKHVLDLAADDCTAQQFYLKKEIFQIINLSSPQPSRVIRNNLGKCLAHIFGIGDRKLLFETINDLIAIISSGKSKSDAEIRTKHAAIVCLGDLFASAGDSAIGLHPLACSTLLKLLKSSSNNAGIRAACLTALGKIVSMVEASMDEVIARDIWKQGRNHASSDKGHLVVASACRTLKTLFRHTPHFLYSSDLDKLEAAISKAFDCPSVQVRLAAAECFAEALFQGHSEGGPPEVASPKGKKTKKALKRQSTIPNIADDELDIPSRSASPAPSGKRSQVLALSLTDILKNLASQYVKSTASNRIRAAIGVCYGKLFRRLGEKLVETNYLKIVESLAIDVLGHSAIANNRYRLLISRNIVDIVIQDVIGRKILGESGQISAAKSLINNIFKNYPQALAERPEPSKHTLIATLSAVSSLIQSLGSAANTFAESCRDGLLQVLQHSSYTVQVFASHCMKTLVLACPQQLLPCLSVCMNSLNRELSLLGSGRNSPRRCIGFAHGLAATLSASPARPLYGSVEINSRVLTIATNMLKSSSQAQLRVASTQIQVAWVLIGGLMSLGPNFVKIHLSQLLLLWKNALPKPLAKDNTSARSFLEVSFLTHVRECAMGSILAFLEFNSRLLTVDVSKRIATMLQNTTAFLRTLPSKKISDDVSQRLAPALQLQDLEMMVQRRVLQCYVKLVNLSPAGGSEALLQSNLLTLAISLFADPENYAPNTLSASIANAAATFESVWDVGDNSGFGITGLVAGPRVRKLPGQQENSDDGNTDELDSPEDVINNLLRSPICGSLEHDASVLYIGSPDSFSSPDPPGTEVINAAIQLFAFAFPLTPGKVQESILEQIRTFASAGTLIRDPGRKAAINVNLAAAILATMRVAVKETKSPCGDISNQAVEALLQDIVRDFVLDPDEHVRSLGYAATARLCNVYGNGFTNNEIKYLVDTIVGNREPSARAGCAMALGSIQTQVGGMAAGYHLKTILGILMSLCNDPHPIVHFWALEALSLAADASGLSFAGYVPSTLGMLVQLYVSETHHAEISSAITMNLELELSTTSAIARCVDSLINVLGPDLQDATKSRELIFTLVNRFREEDDWLVQRAALGCLEHVSLYAPGHMQFADYVKLLQKYLMSESTTLRDVSVDGIHNMMKRNPQDVLREAETGFEEQLWLVLDTVPSHDGIRNIIRNWMHHTCLTETNAWLQRFQAVLKMTRARPKTEETQSGSKGSGLPDLQDEEVAGFAAAAGAAKDEKETKATSEVESLRWQVTTFALSCIDEMFLIIAKDVTANGESRAQSDLQSKVADVVRMAFSASTSGVLELRIWGLKIIGDILKMFGKTPDPDFEEVMLLEQYQAQISSALTPAFAADSSPELASEAVNVCASFISIGIVTDVDRMGRILKTLVSALENFSKDSENAAIGDLKSLSSNAQVMVKISVFSAWAELQVASSEQKYLLDVLRPHIGTLTPLWLESLREFARLRFEPDISMTLGPPSLSGSLDTIYAALNRETLLRFYQDAWLKLVDAIASLIEQDSEFVFDALDGKESDGPSASGKSKNSDINYRDEPVAFFFVLFGLAFEALATRSGQNDSLATHEQTLAILQALKKILHPSVSGHAIYRPDVFSETMDLLDRLVLTESLDVQGVIVEIASVLCIAHPSARRHATEEGDLSDDIDQLFELTRIIVLVLTGLLPNLSEGNQPARHQMNEEAILLIRSSLNALVDAAEVFPAIIKTDLHACIIHIFATILSTPGCQDLIVPQSLSTLKRFVGSISKSRRKHSNGEPSSTDIQLQGCLRRFLSIYLNAQKREAPQSLTCVKNCLLATTILFAGGQNHLPASEALVARYLEELMDCLTDRMTAKIAANCIKSLLLQPSQTSADLSIARYLFPRLVAFVTDTDPEDPENARSLIAQTLCQYVGTGVRGRHLAAMAVVIPTLMARATTEGEEVYQETSARLLELAAIDQETFRAVVGGMSDGQKGFLEEVIRFGRQTTGQVSKAATGESGQPSIALKMDFGG
- a CDS encoding hypothetical protein (EggNog:ENOG41) — protein: MGGLNLEVFKFGTYVMFPIGIMFYFGTNLDNRFAVPGFWPKPEECNKIPKDRDEIKAEYDRIVARQKLRQAKKLEEERKRAAQQPENGQSDS